From the genome of Burkholderiales bacterium, one region includes:
- a CDS encoding pyrimidine/purine nucleoside phosphorylase, with product MPQFDNVSVITTANVYFDGKCVSHTVLFENGARKTVGVIFPSILTFKTGEKETVELQAGECKVKLAGAAEWQRFREGERFSVPANSSFEIETIETIDYVCHFG from the coding sequence ATGCCACAATTCGATAATGTCAGCGTCATCACAACGGCCAACGTTTACTTTGATGGCAAATGCGTCAGCCATACCGTTCTGTTCGAAAACGGCGCGCGTAAAACCGTAGGCGTCATTTTCCCAAGCATATTGACCTTCAAAACCGGTGAAAAAGAAACCGTAGAGCTGCAGGCAGGGGAATGCAAAGTCAAGCTCGCCGGCGCCGCCGAATGGCAAAGATTTCGCGAAGGCGAGCGCTTCAGCGTTCCCGCCAACAGCTCGTTCGAGATAGAAACGATCGAAACGATCGATTATGTCTGCCACTTCGGCTGA
- a CDS encoding argininosuccinate synthase — translation MNEIRKAVLAYSGGLDTSVILKWLQDTYACEVVTFTADIGQGEELEPARAKAKQFGIKEIFIDDLREEFVRDFVFPMFRANAVYEGEYLLGTSIARPLIAKRQIEIARQTGADAVSHGATGKGNDQVRFELGYYALQPDIRVIAPWREWDLTSREKLLAYAKSHGIPVEMKQKSGSPYSMDANLLHISYEGRALEDPSCEPDDSMWRWTASPEKAPDQAEYLEIDYERGDIVALNGKRLSPADVLTELNSLGGKHGIGRLDLVENRYVGMKSRGCYETPGGTIMLKAHRAIESITLDREVAHLKDELMPRYAELIYNGYWWSPERRMLQQMIDASQTSVNGSVRLKLYKGNVMIVGRSSASDSLFDAAVVTFEDDQGAYNQQDAAGFIKLNALRMRIAARLRSKKHVS, via the coding sequence ATGAATGAAATCAGGAAAGCGGTCCTCGCCTACTCTGGCGGACTCGATACTTCAGTCATTCTGAAATGGCTGCAGGATACCTACGCCTGTGAAGTCGTCACTTTTACCGCCGATATCGGCCAGGGCGAAGAGCTCGAGCCGGCGCGCGCCAAGGCAAAGCAGTTCGGTATCAAGGAAATTTTCATCGACGACTTGCGCGAGGAATTCGTGCGCGACTTCGTGTTTCCGATGTTCCGCGCGAACGCGGTTTACGAAGGCGAATATCTACTCGGCACCAGCATCGCGCGGCCGCTGATCGCGAAACGGCAAATCGAAATCGCGCGCCAGACCGGCGCCGATGCGGTGTCCCACGGCGCGACCGGCAAGGGCAACGATCAGGTGCGTTTCGAACTCGGCTATTACGCGCTGCAACCCGACATCCGCGTGATCGCGCCGTGGCGCGAATGGGACCTGACCTCGCGGGAGAAGCTGCTCGCCTACGCAAAGAGCCACGGCATTCCGGTCGAGATGAAGCAGAAAAGCGGCAGCCCGTACAGCATGGATGCGAATCTGCTGCACATTTCCTATGAGGGACGCGCGCTCGAAGACCCGTCCTGCGAACCGGATGATTCGATGTGGCGCTGGACCGCGTCGCCCGAAAAAGCGCCCGATCAGGCCGAATACCTGGAAATCGATTACGAACGCGGCGATATCGTCGCGTTGAACGGCAAGCGTTTGAGCCCGGCCGATGTTCTGACCGAGCTGAATAGCCTCGGCGGCAAGCACGGCATCGGCCGCCTCGATCTGGTCGAGAATCGCTATGTCGGCATGAAATCGCGCGGCTGCTACGAAACGCCCGGCGGCACGATCATGCTGAAGGCGCACCGCGCCATCGAATCGATCACGCTCGATCGCGAGGTCGCGCATCTGAAAGACGAGCTGATGCCGCGCTATGCCGAGCTTATTTACAACGGCTACTGGTGGAGCCCCGAGCGTAGAATGCTGCAACAGATGATCGATGCCTCGCAAACCAGCGTGAACGGCTCGGTGCGCCTCAAGCTTTACAAGGGCAACGTCATGATCGTTGGCCGCAGCTCGGCCAGCGATTCGCTGTTCGATGCCGCAGTCGTGACTTTCGAGGACGACCAAGGGGCATACAACCAGCAGGACGCCGCCGGGTTCATCAAACTGAATGCATTGCGCATGCGCATCGCAGCCAGGCTGCGCAGCAAGAAGCACGTTTCATGA